A region from the Spea bombifrons isolate aSpeBom1 chromosome 7, aSpeBom1.2.pri, whole genome shotgun sequence genome encodes:
- the LOC128501875 gene encoding putative methyltransferase DDB_G0268948, producing MAVHLFKNEEFSSVYNKYMLPAANEVISLILSYMEEKKCKSYDMAVDIGCGTGRYTLPLAPHFQKVLGVDISESQLDEAKRSTSLENVTYQVSSAENLTLEDASVDLVTAGLAVHWFDVDKFVHEAVRVLKPNGCLAVHAFYPIYTIDYKDYSEMLTAIMKEMIDTTFKYADGNNELLLSQYKDVFNAVPLQEKQWVTDIPVAFELSVEGVIGFIQSIYMYQDFLKKDQDEATRFLRYIEQRFREVLGEESDSAIMNVQVKHYCVLACKS from the exons ATGGctgttcatttatttaaaaatgaggAATTCTCATCTGTGTACAATAAGTACATGTTACCAGCCGCCAATGAGGTCATCAGTCTGATTTTATCATATATGGAGGAGAAG AAATGTAAATCCTATGATATGGCAGTTGATATTGGTTGCGGTACTGGGAGATATACATTGCCTCTGGCTCCTCACTTCCAGAAGGTGCTAGGGGTAGACATCAGTGAATCTCAGCTTGATGAGGCCAAAAGATCTACTTCACTTGAAAATGTGACTTACCA agttTCTTCAGCTGAAAACTTAACACTAGAAGATGCATCTGTAGATCTTGTGACTGCTGGACTTGCTGTTCATTGGTTTGATGTGGACAAATTTGTGCATGAAGCAGTTCGGGTTCTGAAGCCCAATGGCTGTCTTGCTGTGCATGCTTTTTATCCAATCTATACAATAGACTACAAAGATTACTCTGAGATGCTAACAGCCATTATGAAAGAA ATGATAGACACCACTTTCAAATATGCAGATGGAAATAATGAACTTTTGCTATCCCAGTATAAAGACGTATTCAATGCTGTACCATTACAAGAGAAACAGTG GGTCACTGATATACCTGTTGCGTTTGAATTGTCAGTTGAAGGTGTGATAGGGTTTATCCAGTCTATTTATATGTACCAGGATTTCCTAAAGAAAGATCAAGATGAAGCCACAAGATTCCTGCGATATATAGAGCAGAG GTTTCGTGAGGTTCTGGGCGAAGAATCAGATTCAGCCATCATGAACGTCCAAGTCAAACATTATTGTGTCCTTGCTTGTAAATCTTAA